AGAAATTACTTCACACCTATGGCTGTTAATTAATTCTGATTTTTAGGTGGTAAAATCACTTGATGACCATCTACCTGTAAAGATTGGGCAGGTTCCCCATTGTCTCCCATACTATTAGTTGGTGAAGGAAGATTTAGGTGACCATTTTGGTTTTGATTCCACAACAACATGGTGAGCAAACCATCAACCAAACTGTTATTACCACCACTACCATTAACTAACACATCAGGAATCAAACGCACATTGCGATCGCCTATAATCTGCATTAGTTGCATCGCTGTATAACCGTGTTCTCCTAATGCTTCCACCCCTTCACGGTAGGTTTCGGCTTTAGCGTTACCAGTGGCGCGAATCCCTTCAGCTTCTGCCAAAGCTTTGAGTTTAGTCGATTCGGCTTCCCCAGTCGCCTTTTTAATCTCAGCTTGAGAATTTAACTCAGCTATCTGCACGTTTTGCTCGGATGTTACCATTCGATCTTGAATATCCGCCATAGAAGTGGCACGAACTAACTCTTGACGTTGATTTTGAGCCATTTGCTGCACCTCAAACGTCTTTTTCTGTTCCTCAGCTATTTTCCTGTCTGTCAACGTTTGCATTAATTCCGGTGGTGGAGTAATCAAACCAATTAAGGAATCTACCGCATGAACATCATACGCTTGCAACGCTGATTTCACGTACTGTGTAGCTTCCACCTGACGCTCGCTTCTAGCCGTCAAGAAATCTAGAATAGTATACTCTTGAGCCGAGTTACGGAAGTAATTGCCGATAATGGGACGCAAAACCTGATCTACCACATTTTGCATCGAACCCAGACGAGAAATCACCTTGGGTGCATCCATTGCTGCAATATGGATAATTTGAAATACTTCCAGATCGAAGGTAAAACCATCAAAAGATAGTAATTTCAAAGCTGTTAAGTTACTATCATAGCCATGCTCTCCAGAGATGCGTGTGGTAAAGTTTAAAACAATATTGGTAGTTGGAATCAACTCCACCGTCATCACCCTAGTATTAAGCGGGTGCTTACCAGGATAAAGTGGATCTACCCATACCCCTTTGTGTCCTGGTTTAACTAAGTTACCGTGAGTAAATGAGGCACCACTGACATCTTCTTGAGCCTTACCCACAAAAGATACGACTACTCCCACATAACCAATGGGAATCTCCGTCATCTTCACTTGTTCGATGTTAACTAACCAAGGGTTGAGGTTCCAAGAACCAGACAGCAAAACCTGTTCTTGTAACCCCCTTTGTCCACCTCCATCAATAAACTTTTGACCATTTTGGAAGTTATCGTGTCCTGGAATAATTGGCCCTGCAATTTCACCT
This DNA window, taken from Merismopedia glauca CCAP 1448/3, encodes the following:
- a CDS encoding SPFH domain-containing protein — translated: HWGYWPWQYAVKKESVTIVPQGEIALIVAADGGSIPPERILAKIIDCDNFQDARKFLTNGGEKGRQLGFLTAGTYRINTALFKVITVANAAANDMKPESLYIHEISPDKVGIVTTLDGTSMPAGEIAGPIIPGHDNFQNGQKFIDGGGQRGLQEQVLLSGSWNLNPWLVNIEQVKMTEIPIGYVGVVVSFVGKAQEDVSGASFTHGNLVKPGHKGVWVDPLYPGKHPLNTRVMTVELIPTTNIVLNFTTRISGEHGYDSNLTALKLLSFDGFTFDLEVFQIIHIAAMDAPKVISRLGSMQNVVDQVLRPIIGNYFRNSAQEYTILDFLTARSERQVEATQYVKSALQAYDVHAVDSLIGLITPPPELMQTLTDRKIAEEQKKTFEVQQMAQNQRQELVRATSMADIQDRMVTSEQNVQIAELNSQAEIKKATGEAESTKLKALAEAEGIRATGNAKAETYREGVEALGEHGYTAMQLMQIIGDRNVRLIPDVLVNGSGGNNSLVDGLLTMLLWNQNQNGHLNLPSPTNSMGDNGEPAQSLQVDGHQVILPPKNQN